CCCTCGCGGAAGAGGACGAGCGGGAAGACGGCGCGGGCGGGGTAGCCCCGGGCGCGGCTGATGTAGTCCTCGGCGTCGGAGATGCGCGAGCCTCCCATCTCGGCGAGCACGTCACCGCGGCGCACGCCCGCCTGCTCGGCGGGGCTGCCCGGCTCCACGTCGCTGACGACGACGCCATAGGTCCGGTCCCACCCGAGCTGCCGGGCGAGCCGGGGCGACAGCGGCTGCACCTCGATGCCCACCCAGGACGGGCGCACCTTCCCGAAGCGGGTGAGCTCGTCCATGATCCGGCGCACCTTGTCCGCGGGGATGGCGAAGCCGATGCCCTGGGCGCTGGCGATGATGGCGGTGTTGATGCCGATGACATCGCCGTCCACGTTGAGCAGCGGCCCGCCCGAGTTGCCCGGGTTGATGGCCGCGTCCGTCTGGATGAAGTCGTTGTAGCTCTTCCCGTCCGCCTTGAGGGTACGGCCGGTGGCGCTCACCACGCCCGTCGTCACCGTCTTGCTCAGCCCCAGGGGGCTGCCGATGGCGACCACCGTCTCGCCGATCATCAGGTCCGAGGTGGTGCCCAGCTTCGCCGCGGGCAGCGGCTGCTTGGAGCTCACCTTGAGCACGGCCAGGTCGTTGTTGGCGTCGCTGCCGATGACCTCGGCCTCCAGCTCGCGCCCGTCGGCCAGCACCACGTGGATGGCGGAGGCGCCGCGGATGACGTGGTCGTTGGTGATGATGATGCCGTTGGCGTCCACGATGACGCCGCTGCCCAGGCCCTGCTGGCGCTGGCGCTGCGCGGGGGCACCGAAGAACTCCTCCATCATCGAGCGGCGCCCGCGGAACGGGGACTCCTCCTCGCTCTCGGTGCCGATGAAGACGACGGCGGGGGAGACCTTCTGCACCACTTCCACGATCTCATTGCGGCGCCGGGCCGCATCGGCGCGGGCGCTGGTGCCGCTGGTGAAAGCCAGCAATACGGCCAGCATCAGTGCCCACCGGCTCACTTGGTTCTTCACGTCAAGTCCTCCCTCTGAGGCATGGCAATGTCCGCTCCATGACGCCCTGATTGTCGGGAACTCCGCAGCAGGGCGGGCATTCCCGGCACCCGGACTGGCGTACAAGTCCCGGGTTGAATGGAATGAGCACATGAGTCTCGTCCTTGTCGCGGACGATGAGCCCGCGGTGCTCGAGGTGCTGAGCCAGGTCGTCGAGGACCTGGGGCACGATGTCATCCAGGCCCGTGATGGCGAGGAGGCGTGGAACCTCGCCCGGGCGCGTCGGCCGAATCTGGTGGTCACGGACCACATGATGCCTCGCCTGAGTGGCGTGGACCTGTGTCGCAAGCTCAAGGGCGACGAGGTCCTCGGCCGCGTTCCCATCATCCTGTTGAGCGCGGTTCTCCCACATGGTGCGCCCGAAGCGCATGCCTTCCTGCACAAGCCCTTCGAGATCACGGACTTCGAGACGTTGATCCGCAAGGCGCTGGAGGAGGCGCCCCGGCCGAAGCCGCTGGAGGGGGCGTCGGCGATGGAGGCGCTGGGAGACTGGGTGGCGAAGGGCTTCGAGGGCCCCCTGGAGACGGCGCGGGCGCAGGTGGAGCGGCTGCGGGCGGAGGGGAAGGCGGAGGCGGGGGCGGTGGAGACGCTCGGGGCGCAGCTGAAGACGCTGGAAGCGCTGACGAGGGACTTCCGGGAGGCGGCGCACCTGGCGGCACGCACGGTGGTGGTGGTGCCGGTGGTGGCGGACGTGAGCGTGCTGCTGCGTCAGAAGCTGGAGACGTGGCGGCAGCGGCGTCCCGAGGTGCGCTGGGAGTTGCAGCTGCCGGCGGCGCCGGTGGAGACGCGATTCGATCCGGAGCGGCTGCGCCGGGTGCTGGACGGGCTGCTGGGCCACGCGGTGCGGCACGGGGGCACGGTGCGGGTGGAGCTGGAGTCCTCGCCGTCGCTGGTGACGATCCGGGTGAAGGACGCGGGCCCGGGCATCTCGGACGAGGAGCTGGGGCACCTCTTCGAGCCGTTCGGAGCGGGAGCGGGGCTGGGGCTCTACATCGCCTCGGAGCTGGCGCGGCTGCATGGCGGCGGACTGTCGGTGGAGTCGAAGAAGGGGCAGGGCACCACGTTGAGCGTGATGCTGCCGAGGGGCTGAGCCACTCAGCCCCTCTGTCTCGGGGTCCCTACTTGCGCTGCTCGGACTTCAGCATCCAGCCGATCATCTTGTAGAGCAGACGTGCGCCCACGTTGCCATCCCACTCACCGCCCTCGGGATCAGGCGCGACCTCGGTGAGGTCGAAGCCGACGATGGTGCGGCCGGAGCGGACGACCCCGGCGATGAGGGCCACGGCCTCGGGGAAGGACAGGCCGCCGGGGACGGGCGTGCCGGTGTGGGGGCAGAGGGTGGGATCGAGCCCGTCGATGTCGAAGGACAGGTAGACGTGCTGGGGGAGGCCCTCGAGCATGGCATCGACCTGGCGGTTCCAGGGGATGCCGTCGAAGCGCTTGTGGTTGATGTCGGAGTCGAAGAAGGCGCGGACGCGGCCGTTGGAGGCGGTGATGTAGCGGTGCTCGTCCTCGCTCATGTCGCGGATGGCGACCTGGACGAGCGACTTCACGCCGGGGATGCGCTCCATGACGTTGTGCATGATGGAGGCGTGGGACCAGGTGAAGCCCTCGTAGGCGTTGCGCAGATCGGCGTGGGCGTCGAGGTGGAGGACGCCGAGGCCGGGGTACTTCTCCGCGTGGGCGCGGATGATGCCGAAGGAGATGGAGTGATCTCCTCCGACGGCGCCGACGCGCTTGCCCTTGGCGAGCCACTCCTTGGCGGTGCGGTAGACGGCGTCGTGGAGCTGCTCGCAGAGCTGATTGACCTCGGTGGAGGCGGCCTGGAGCTCGGCGTTGGCGTGGTCGATACCGCCGGCCTCGACGATGGGAACGGCGCGCTCCTTGGCGCGGGTGTTCCAGGCGCGCCACTCGGCGGGCTCGGGGAGGAGGGAGATGCCGCGCTCATAGGGGCGGCCGGTCTCGACGTCGAAGAGGTCGACCTGGCGGCTGGCCTCGAGGACGGCGGAGGGGCCGTCGGAGGTGCCACCGCCGTAGCTGGTGGTGGCCTCGAAGGGGACGGGGATGAGGACGACGTGGGCCTCATCGGGGGAGTGGGGGAGGCCGAAGATGCCGGAGT
The sequence above is drawn from the Archangium gephyra genome and encodes:
- a CDS encoding trypsin-like peptidase domain-containing protein, which translates into the protein MKNQVSRWALMLAVLLAFTSGTSARADAARRRNEIVEVVQKVSPAVVFIGTESEEESPFRGRRSMMEEFFGAPAQRQRQQGLGSGVIVDANGIIITNDHVIRGASAIHVVLADGRELEAEVIGSDANNDLAVLKVSSKQPLPAAKLGTTSDLMIGETVVAIGSPLGLSKTVTTGVVSATGRTLKADGKSYNDFIQTDAAINPGNSGGPLLNVDGDVIGINTAIIASAQGIGFAIPADKVRRIMDELTRFGKVRPSWVGIEVQPLSPRLARQLGWDRTYGVVVSDVEPGSPAEQAGVRRGDVLAEMGGSRISDAEDYISRARGYPARAVFPLVLFREGGQRTLQVTPVEFPPQLVEALGWNRLGLRVKPTRGAMAVQSVRPGSAADEIGLEPGDLILRINNQPVAEPAAFQEALLSARGTRSVLLLVRRGRYGYNITLPF
- a CDS encoding ATP-binding protein, which encodes MSLVLVADDEPAVLEVLSQVVEDLGHDVIQARDGEEAWNLARARRPNLVVTDHMMPRLSGVDLCRKLKGDEVLGRVPIILLSAVLPHGAPEAHAFLHKPFEITDFETLIRKALEEAPRPKPLEGASAMEALGDWVAKGFEGPLETARAQVERLRAEGKAEAGAVETLGAQLKTLEALTRDFREAAHLAARTVVVVPVVADVSVLLRQKLETWRQRRPEVRWELQLPAAPVETRFDPERLRRVLDGLLGHAVRHGGTVRVELESSPSLVTIRVKDAGPGISDEELGHLFEPFGAGAGLGLYIASELARLHGGGLSVESKKGQGTTLSVMLPRG
- a CDS encoding agmatinase family protein; translated protein: MPAAFDPSAAASPDSGIFGLPHSPDEAHVVLIPVPFEATTSYGGGTSDGPSAVLEASRQVDLFDVETGRPYERGISLLPEPAEWRAWNTRAKERAVPIVEAGGIDHANAELQAASTEVNQLCEQLHDAVYRTAKEWLAKGKRVGAVGGDHSISFGIIRAHAEKYPGLGVLHLDAHADLRNAYEGFTWSHASIMHNVMERIPGVKSLVQVAIRDMSEDEHRYITASNGRVRAFFDSDINHKRFDGIPWNRQVDAMLEGLPQHVYLSFDIDGLDPTLCPHTGTPVPGGLSFPEAVALIAGVVRSGRTIVGFDLTEVAPDPEGGEWDGNVGARLLYKMIGWMLKSEQRK